Part of the Spinacia oleracea cultivar Varoflay chromosome 5, BTI_SOV_V1, whole genome shotgun sequence genome, AATAATAGGCTTGTGCCTTGCACTCAAGATGTATGCATTAAACACCTCACTCATGTTGTTGTCTACACTGTCACAACAAGATAATGGAGTGTAGAATGCCCTACACCATTTCTTGTAGTTCCTTTTCAGTAGGTCTTCAGCAGCTTCAtgtgaaatacccctcattacTTCAATGTTTTCATTGAAGTGATTTACTGTGTTGCTTTTTGCAATAGTCCAAAATTGTTTTCTGTACTCTAAaccacctccaaacactcccCTAAAGGTACAGTACACATGCCTTGCACACACCCTACTTTCAGCTTGTGGAAACACATTTGACACAGCAGCAAGTAAACCCTTTTGTTGGCCAGACATGAAAGTGTACCCTGCTCCTTCACTAGTGCCTAAATCAGTAGCTAGAAGTTCTAGAAACCAACTCCATGTGTCAGTGCTCTCAACCTCACAAACAGCCCAAGCCAAAGGGAACATTTGATTGTTTCCATCCCTCCCTACTGCTACTAACAATTGACCCCCAAATGGTCCCTTTAAGAAACATCCATCAAGTGATATGAAAGGTCTGCATCCTGCCAAGAACCCTTTCCTAAGTGCCTCAAAACACAAATACAGTCTGTCAAACACATTTGCATCCAACTTCAACTTCACTGTGTTCCCTGGATTGCTTCTTAGTATCTCAGCTGCATACCTTGGGAGTAATGCATACTGCTCTTTGTATTCACCAACAATGAGTGCTTGACCCCTTCTCCTAGCCCTGGCAGCCTTGTGTTTGCTCACCCTTATACCCTTTTCTAACCAAATGGTTTCCTGAATATCTTGCACTCTCATGTAAGGGTTAACCTTAAACAGATTCTGGTAGTGTTCTGCAATTCAATGTGAAGTCATCTTCTTAATGATAGGTGTCCTACCACAAGTGTGCTAACTGACAAATATTTTCACTGTAAATGAACTTCTTCCTCTCTCCCATGAAGCCCAAATTCTCCATTTACAACCTTTATCTTTGTGCTCACACTCTGCACAAACCCTAGTGGAATCATTTTTAGAAAATGGAATGTTTCTTCCTTTATcaattgaataatctatgattgCTTTCCTAAATGTCTTTGGATTCTCAAACTGTTGCCCAACATAAAAAGTGGCTTCCCTCTCTTCAGTTTCAGTGTTGTTTTGCTTCTGTTTCCCTCTCCCCCTCTTATGGTGTTGTGGTGCAACTAAGTAACCAACATCATCCTCATCTTCTGACTCACTAGGGCTGTCTAAGTCACTGTATCCATCAAAGTCATCCCCCAAATTCAGACCACCTTCTACTTTACTTTATGCTAGTTTTTTCAGCATTACTAACTCCTCAAAATAAGCCTTTTCCCTTCTCATATCATCAGATATCTTAGACCTAGCAGTGGCtaactcatcatcatcctcatctaTACCCTCtgaatcataatcaatttcaggTTGAGGCACATTTTGAGGTTGAATTTGAGGTTCAGGTTGAGGTTCAGTTTGTTTGGGTGGGAGTACTGTAAAAGGTGGTTccacataatcagaatttaagTCAACCACATCAGTATTCAACAACTCAAGGAAGCTACCTCTCCCTCCTCCCCCTCCTCCACTCCTGTTTAGGTTAAAGTTGTAGGTAGGTTTGATTTTATGTTCAATGTATATATGAATGCTTTTGTATTCAAAGAGTAAAGCTAAGAAAGGGTCACAAGTACTACtatcaaaacctaaaaacctaACCCCATTCTTGAATTCTTTCCTAGGGTCCCAGAAATGTACTTTCTCTATATCATTATAACCTAAACTATCGACTAATTCCTTAACATATTTGCCATCTGCATTCTCATGGATGTAATCAAAGACATCCACCCTCCCCCCACTATAAACCATATCACCTTGCACAACCCATTCACCACCATGATGCACATATATGCAAGGGTTCAAAGTCAAATCATCAACATCATCTGATCAAAGTTAAACAATATCAattacaaaaacaaaactttaagaaatcaaaccaaaccaaatcttGAATAACAACACAAGAGATAACAAAAGGTTAAAttgcattcattcattcatccatccatccatcataatcagaattcatttacaaaagggtaggcttcaaccctaacatttcaaacctcaatccactattgAGGGAGAAGCCTACGGTTAGATATAAACTACTGTCATAGCAGTGACAAATACCAAAAACCAACATTTGTCACATTCACAAAAACCTAATTGCAATGACAGTAGTAATGTAATTGtccttgaaaattaaaaataaaaaaagcatAAACAAGCTGGATCATCATAAGCTTGACAAAAGAGGGGCCACCACCAGCGCCACCACCACCCCTGCATGGCCTCCACCACCAGCTACTCCTCCTCCTTGAAAAGGAGGGGGAAGCCGTCAAAGTAGACGGTCATGTCCTTGTCCATCCAGGCGTGGAAGTCACGGCCATCATTGTCAATGATGTCCATGATCACCCACTCCCGCAGCCACGCGCGGTAGCATCCTTGAGGGTAGTGGTATGGGAGGCGGTACCGCAACTTGGCCCACCTACGCCACTGCTTGCACACCATCTGCACAACAGCCTGCCCCTCCCAGTCCAGCTTGGTGAAGATTTGGGTGATGAGGATgtcttgatgatgacaaaggggGTGTGCCTCCCTTAAAGTAAGGTCTCCTAAAGTCAAAGTAACGGCCAAAGCAATAAAACAGTAAGTAAACCCTAATTATTATACGGAATCTAGATTAAAATACTTCCAAATTAAACAATAGTTTAAataaacaccattttcaagaacatgcaagcatcaattcgaattaatcaaactctgttttttattcaagtgaatcaaaaacagtaagtgaaaccctaattactacaaaatctagtttaaattaattccaaattaggcaacaattgtataatttaacatattaaacaccattttcaagaacatgcaagcatcaattcgaattaaataTTGGAAAGTAAAAACGGACGAAACCCTAATTCCAACTTCAATTGATAAATTATGCGAAATCAGCCCACGATTGtttaaattaacatataaaacaCCACAATCAAGATAATGCATGCACCAATTTTGGGAAAAAGTTACTTAACAAAAAAGCCCTAATTTATCATGGCTCAACTgcaaacatttattgaaaaaaccGACAAATTGAATGAAAATACCTTCGTCCTATCTGGAAATTCTTGTTCTCTTGGGGGTGCGACATTCCCACTTATCAACAGTCCTCTTTCCTGATACGCAAGAACCCATTTTTGCAGAAAACTCAGAGTAATAACTTCAAATTCTCTTAAGTGTTTGAGTGAGTAAATGGCAAAAAGACAACTGAGAGTGAAaatgggggaggggggggggacCATATaaataggaagtgaaaagggggGAAATAGGGTTGGGAACAGTAAAAAATTACCGCCAAAACATTATTAGGAAGGAACCAGAAAAAACGAGAGAAGTTGGAAGGTTTCCACGTGTACACATTGAaaaagtaagttgaaacctcTAAGTAATTGGAAAAGGCttattttcatcaaaatcatctgttttcaatcattaatctacgtgtatattaattctccttttattttaataatttttaatattattatattcattttaacggccgttagtgacggaaaacaaaaagcagcgttttccatccattttgagggacctaaatgctccttttgaaacttgagggacctaactgctccttttggcaaagtttagggaccttcagtacagtttactcatttgttttcatatactagaaataaaagagggtcaaagtgaattatgtgaatagtgcaaaaagtcaaacagGTCGAATATTAAGGGAATGGTACAGTATTCGCCAAAGCAATTTAAGTTGTTGATCTTGTATCCACATGTTTTATTGGGAAATATAAAGCTGTACCATATGTGGTAAGTTACTAAAGATACATGCACCAGAGTTTGGACTAACTCAGAGATGTATCTGTCACTCCTTGAAAGTCGCAGCTCGTAGCCTAAATACTGGTGTGTGGACCGGTGTATCCAACTATAGCTATCGGTGCGGTTCCTGTGACACAcaaaccccacctacacccatattccctacaaaaacatttaaaaattcacacccccactcaccactctccacctctttacacatttcccactaactctattaaaaaataccccactatcaactaacacccattaaactaataagtcaattcaaatgtcttaaactccgcaccggtcaaaccgatgcgagtattaagggacggaaggagtattgGTTGTATTCATGAGTTTGATATTGAATCGACTACTCACCTCTTGGTTGAATCCACGATATAGCTAGGCATCTGGGGTGATATTCTTAACTACGAGGTTACTAAAAGTAGAAGTTTCAACCATGAAATAGTTATCTGGGGTTTTTCTCATGCTTAAGATTATTCTAGTTTTGGAATTGTTTAGAATAGAAACGTATTGTTTACTTGCAGGTCTAGAGGTTGATCAACATTAAATATGTATGCCatgtttgaatttagaacaataCGGGAACATAATACATTGCAATTTATATGTATCAATTATTTGCATGGCCCCAAATCCCCAATGTATAGATATGTCCATGTAAGGTGAACACTTGGTACTATATACACATTTTAATGATATCAACATTGAAATAACTTAGTACTATTATCAAATAAATTACGGTCATAAATTTGATTAcgaaactaaatcttttagaaatttcaaaatccgtGGCACCAGCATAAGTCATTATTGCCCAATTCTTTGGATAACTTGATAGTGTCTAAGAAGTTTTTACTAATCATAACAATTAAGAACACTATTCACTTATTTTAACTTTgtactagtgtgtggcccgggcgttgctgtgggttttacttttagtagggtttactttttgtaaaaatgtgtcCATTTTTAAAAGATAACATTTATATGGGAAAATGTAACATACATTGTAGCtagttaagatggtaagaagtgaAACTTTAATCCATGAGGTTTGATGTTCGATCCCTGCTACATGATATTTTTGGTTGTCAACATGTCATGATGCTTATTAGCGGTGACATGGCGTAATAAGGAGGGGTATCCATAACACATATACGTTTTCATAAACGCATTTATTATATGGAGTATTGACAAGAAAATGCAATCAAACTCGTAGGATGAAAGCCTTTAAAATTGCGTAATTTGCTCATTGAATTACAACTTAGTTTATTTTGCAATTAGTTTAGAGTTCGGTACACTTATAAGCCCAATAAAGATTCCACACTGAAATCAGTTTGCCAAAATGCAATCAAACTCATAGGGTTGAGGGCTTTAAAACTTGCGTATTTTGCCTATTGGGTTACGATGTTGTATAATTGCAATTGGTTTACAGTTCTCCAATGTGGGGACAACCCACATGTGACTATGTGAGTGtccttagaatttataataTGAAACGGGCACGGGCAGCACAATAGAGAGGAGGAAAGTTCAGTCCACTTAAAAGCGCAACTGTACCAAATGACAATAGTGGCCATAGAAGTAGTAGCTCATCAAATTTATAAGTTGTTATTTTTTCCCCCAATATGGGACAATTTACATGCAGTTACCTTTCGGTTTCAATATCTTGTAAATAAAAACTAGTCTTTAGGCCCGTGCAGTGCACGGGCTTATATGCgtaaatagtttttttttttggagtacACAAAGTTAAAGATAACGTAATACGTATCAAATAGCATTTTCAACCAAATTATAATTATCATTTTAAAAGTAATTTAACCAACTAAATAATATTGCTCGTGAATCGTGACGCTAAACATCTGTTGCATACGCATGTCACTAAATCAATATTGTTGGTGATCGACGCTAAACATCTGTTGCGATGCACGACCATTTTTAAACCTCATCTGCCTACTTCCTTCATTTCCTTGAGCAAAAATAATGCTTCTTTGAGTTTCCTTCCCTACCAAAGAAGTTAACCAAATTACGAAGTATTAAACTTCGTAAATTAAACCGGTAGGTAGAATCTAATCTTCTGAGATCACCGATGATATCTCTTCAAGGTGGTCGAGTGCTTCCTTTAGTCTTCTACTCTGACGTAAACCAACCATCAGTGTAACAGTTTTATATAAGTAATCACTTTGGGGGTAGACACATAATAATACAAAGAGTAACAATAGATTTCAGTAACCCAAATTAAATCATACTTTTAATTTAGAACCAAAATATAGAAATTATTCAAGGTACAAAATTATCCTAGTATTACAAATTATAGTCCGAAAATTGAGGATCGAATCATTCGCTAATTTGCACACTACAGTTTTCACAAACTCTACTTATTCAAATCCTAGCAAAAATACTCATATCATTTAATTTGAACAAAAGTAATGATCCtacaattgaatatcaatttaAGGTTGTTTTTcctttggtaattttttttcaaGTTTCTCTTCACTTGGTTGATAGAAAATGTATTGTATCTTTCATCTTCCTGATTAATAGGTAAGGGATAAAGCCCGTTTTACCTTGTCCGAGAAGAGCATCTTAAAATCCTCAAATCGCCAACAtgtattattttagaaaatagctACAACTTTACTCAACATTTCAAACTATGTGTATACCTAATTTGTATTCCTTAACGGAACTAAACTGAGTCAATTCACCTACCAAATTCCACACGTTTTTGTTTTGATATATAGCCCTAGTTTTCTCAGAGTTCAATTAGAAACAATCAATCCAACCAATTTCTCTAATCTCATATACTTGACCAATCTCAAATTTATCTAATCTCATATAATCATCTACAATAATTGCATAAAACACCCAAAATCTTCCAAAAAATCGAATTACCTGCTTAAGATGCGTATTTTGTAGCAAATCCAGTTGTATGGGTTCCTGTAATCGtcactaaataatcaattaATATAAATTCCATGAAAAATGCCCAATTAATCAATTTAAACAATTGACGAATAAGATGaatacactagtggaaaaaggcttatttgcatccccgcatttgccacgccattctgaacatgcgaagcaaataacaaattttagcataaaatttagtcatttgcatcgcagatttataattctgcgtggcaaatgactctaggagcaccctagagtcatttgccacgcagaattataaatctgcgacgcaaattacTCAATTAagtgcatcgcagatttataattctgcgtggcaaatgactctagggtgcacctagagtcatttgccacgcagaattataaatctgcgatgcaaatgactaattttttttttcgaattcgcgCTCACCCTTAATTGCAAAACGAATATTCATCTGACTTAGGTTATTGCTCGACAAATTAACACCAACACTAGCGCCCTCCCCAACGAAACcaccaccaacaccaacactagCTGCTTTGTTCTCACCGGCGGCACTGCCGTCGTTGCTTCGCCGCCTTCCATCGTTGCCGCGCCGGCGTTCACTGCTTCCCCTCACTGCTGCGCGAGAACAATTCAGCTTCCCCTCACTGCTGCGCGCTTCACTGCTTCCCCTCACTGCTCCGTTTTTAGGGTCGCCTCCCACGCCGCCGCCCACGCCGCCACCCACTCAGCCGCCCTCGTTCATTGTCGTCTCTCCTCTCTTAGGTATTGAATAGTTttgatatttattgaattttaattgtgtattttaattttaattgtggacattATAATTGAAATTCGGAAAATGACGGGATTATAGAAATTAAAGTTTTGATGGTTACATCAAGTTCACTGATTGATTGATTCTATTCTAGTTCTTATAGATTTCAGATGGTGTTCTGTCATCGTACCCTGAGTCTTTCGGTGATTGGTTGTTCGACCTCCATACTCATGCTTGACTCACTAGATCTCAGGTATTTATGGTCAATgaggtgtgtgtgtgtgacaATGTAGCTGATTTGTTTTAAGTGAAGAGAGCAATATGCGTAGATAATTGGAATTCCTCAATTTGTGGGTGAAACCATGCCAGGATGATAAGCAATGAAAAAAGAACTAAGCGTTTTTGAAAGATAATTGCTGTTAGATTAAGAATCAGTCTCCATTTAGCAGAAGAGGTATTGAAAAAGTAATGGAAGAAGAAAGATTTCAGAATGAGATTGAGAAAATTGAGTTAACAGACAATGATGGACAGTATTAACACTTACGAGTTACGATCCAagtgacatcccatttgaaagAGCAAATTAATTGGTAATAGGAGTGGATTACTGGACTTGTAGCAATGTGGAATTTTCCTGTGCTTATATATTTATGTCTCTTTGCTTTGATGGACTTTTTTTTCTGCCATATGTTCTTGAGGGACTGTTCTCCTAGGCTTAGCATATATCTTAAAAGTGTAACTTATCAGCAAATTCAGTGGAGTAAAGTGCTGGTGTTAGAAATGATTCCAGTGAATGTTTTGGCGTTATTATTAGTCGTGTTTGATGCTGTGTACTCCATTGCTTTGATGAACTTTATTTGCACTTTTCAACCATTCTGTTGCTTGTCATTATCTCCAATAATGCTTGACTGGGTAGAAATCTTCAACTGTTTATATCTTCATGTCTCCAGGGGTTGTGTGGAGAATTGTCAGGAGACGGGTTGTGTTGGAAGTCAACAATGCTTTCAGCATATATTCACCGCTGATGGTAACATTTCTGATGGTCGGTGGTACCTCCAAGAACCTCTCTATCTGAAATGGAAACAATGGGATTGCCACAGTGATTGCCGCTACTATTGTATGCTTGCAAGGGAGGAGGAAAGAAGAAAGCTCGGCGAGAAGCCTGTCAAGTATCACGGAAGATGGCCTTTTCGTCGTGTTTATAGAATTCAGGTTCTTATGTGTTCCTGTTTGTTGCAATATGTTAGATTATTTTGCAGTAGTATTAACTTTATTTGTCCTTCAATTAGCAAGTTCAAATATTTTCGACTTGTTTCTCCAGGAACTTGTTTCTGTTTCTTTTTCTGCACTCAATCTTGCTATACAATTTCATGGTTGGATATCTTTCTTCATTCTTGTCAACTACAAGCTGCCTTTGACGGATAATCGAAAGACGTACTATGAGTATTCTGGCCTTTGGCATATCTATGGTGTCCTAGCAATGAACTGTTGGTTCTGGGCTCCAGTTTTCCACAGCCGGTAAGAACTCATCGTCTCATCCTTTTGTTCTTTTCTGTTTAATTCGATTATTATGCATCTATTATAGCTGTAAACCTGTAAGATATCCCtaaatttttgcctaaaaatgacttagaacgaccaaattagccttaaatgtgaaataatagattgtaaagagccttagaaagttgtaaatatgcatattaaacgtgtaataagtttgaaaacattccttaggttctttatttcaaagttgggttcgaaaacttcatttttgcctaaaaatgacttagaacgaccaaattagccttaaatgtgaaataatagattgtaaagagccttagaaagttgtaaatatgcatattaaacgtgtaataaaagtttgaaaacattcctttggttctttagttcaaagttgggttcgaaaacgtcatttttgcctaaaaatgtcctagaacgacccaattacccttaaatgtgaaataatagtttgtaaagagccttagaaagttgtaaatatgcatattaaacgtgtaataagtttgaaaacattccttaggttctttagttcaaagttgggttcgaaaacttcatttttgcctaaaaatgtcctagaacgaccaaattagccttaaatgtgaaataatagattgtaaagagccttagaaagttgtaaatatgcatattaaacatgtaataagtttgaaaacatttcttaggttctttagttcaaagttgggttcgaaaacgtcatttttgcctaaaaatgtcctagaacgacccaattacccttaaatgtgaaataatagattgtaaagagccttagaaagttgtaaatatgcatattaaacgtgtaataagtttgaaaacattccttaggttctttagttcaaagttggtttcgaaaacgtcatttttgcctaaaaatgacctagaacgaccaaattagccttaaatgtgaaatgataggttgtaaagagccttagaaagttgtaaatatgcatattaaacatgtaataagtttgaaaacattccttaggttctttagttcaaagttgggttcgaaaacgtcatttttgcctaaaaatgtcctagaacgacccaattacccttaaatgtgaaacaatagattgtaaagagccttagaaagttgtaaatatgcatattaaacgtgtaataagtttgaaaacattccttaggttctttagttcaaagttgggttcgaaaacgtcatttttgcctaaaaatgtcctagaacgacccaattagccttaaatgtgaaataatagattgtaaagagccttagaaagttgtaaatatgcatattaaacgtgtaataagtttgaaaacattccttaggttctttagttcaaagttgggttcgaaaatgtcatttttgcctaaaaatgtcctagaaagacccaattacccttaaatgtgaaataatagtttgtaaagagccttagaaagttgtaaatatgcatattaaacgtgtaataagtttgaaaacattccttaggttctttagttcaaagttgggttcgaaaacttcatttttgcctaaaaatgtcctagaacgaccaaattagctttaaatgtgaaataatagattgtaaagagccttagaaagttgtaaatatgcatattaaacgtgtaataagtttgaaaatattccttaggttctttagttcaaagttgggttcgaaaacgtcatttttgcctaaaaatgtcctagaacgacccaattacccttaaatgtgaaataatagtttgtaaagagccttagaaagttgtaaatatgcatattaaacgtgtaataagtttgaaagcattccttaggttctttagttcaaagttgggttcgaaaacttcatatTTGCCTAAAACGTCCTAGagcgacccaattagcct contains:
- the LOC110796958 gene encoding uncharacterized protein, coding for MLDWVEIFNCLYLHVSRGCVENCQETGCVGSQQCFQHIFTADGNISDGRWYLQEPLYLKWKQWDCHSDCRYYCMLAREEERRKLGEKPVKYHGRWPFRRVYRIQELVSVSFSALNLAIQFHGWISFFILVNYKLPLTDNRKTYYEYSGLWHIYGVLAMNCWFWAPVFHSRIFQEHCLIHRRRLMR